In a single window of the Caulobacter soli genome:
- a CDS encoding FecR family protein encodes MSANDNDLSVMEEAADWIDRLDELSDAERRELAVWLNASSDHAAAFAALRHTLRDTALLEAVDRLRAEPTEPLAPSPRRHVVLSGWSRAGLIAAGVLVLVGGGFLGSRLVTERAAPPIELATALGVRADHVLSDTSTVRLNADSHASVAYSHATRDIYLRRGDAVFEVAKNRHRPFNVMAGDAKVTAVGTVFEVDKVDSAVEVRVFEGVVRVSQGGAPPRTLRQGEWLLLASDHTSSRGRLAADSYDAWRGDWLEADNMPLKYVVARLNRYSPQALTLRDPRMGDLQVTGRFKLNKPAEALAMITSLLDLKVEKAGPRTYLAPPAPPPRSGRAI; translated from the coding sequence GTGAGCGCTAACGACAACGACCTGAGCGTGATGGAAGAGGCCGCCGACTGGATCGACCGGCTGGACGAGCTATCCGACGCGGAGCGCCGTGAGCTGGCCGTCTGGCTGAACGCCTCGTCCGATCACGCGGCGGCCTTCGCCGCGCTGCGCCACACCCTGCGTGACACCGCGTTGCTGGAGGCCGTCGATCGCCTTCGCGCGGAGCCGACCGAGCCGCTGGCTCCCTCCCCTCGCCGTCACGTCGTCCTGAGCGGCTGGTCCCGCGCCGGTCTGATCGCCGCCGGCGTATTGGTCCTCGTGGGCGGTGGTTTCCTGGGCTCACGCCTTGTCACCGAACGCGCGGCGCCGCCGATCGAGCTGGCGACGGCGCTGGGCGTGCGGGCCGATCACGTGCTCAGCGACACCTCGACCGTTCGCCTCAACGCCGACAGCCACGCCAGCGTCGCCTACAGCCACGCGACCCGCGACATCTACCTGCGCAGGGGCGACGCCGTGTTCGAGGTCGCCAAGAACCGGCATCGGCCGTTCAACGTCATGGCCGGCGACGCCAAGGTGACGGCGGTCGGCACGGTGTTCGAGGTCGACAAGGTCGATAGCGCCGTCGAGGTCCGGGTGTTCGAGGGCGTGGTTCGCGTATCGCAAGGCGGCGCGCCCCCCCGCACGCTGCGCCAAGGCGAATGGCTGCTGCTAGCCTCCGACCACACGAGCAGTCGCGGACGCCTGGCGGCTGACAGCTATGACGCCTGGCGTGGCGACTGGCTCGAAGCCGACAACATGCCGTTGAAATACGTAGTGGCCCGGCTCAATCGCTATAGTCCGCAGGCTTTGACGCTGCGCGATCCGCGGATGGGCGATCTTCAGGTCACCGGTCGGTTCAAGCTGAACAAGCCTGCCGAAGCCCTGGCGATGATCACGAGTCTTCTCGACCTCAAGGTGGAGAAAGCCGGGCCGCGAACCTACCTGGCGCCGCCCGCGCCGCCGCCCCGATCAGGGCGAGCGATCTAG
- a CDS encoding TonB-dependent receptor: MLTRPSLPALALALLLSSLTPSAHAESQPPPRQFDISQGDLANALRTFSQQADAPVMTFVDIRGKRGRRVFGVLPPESALAQLISGEGLRMKSVAGGYVLREADPWSLHPTPSAKEAPAAADAPVEVEQVIVTGFRGSLVQARDLKRQALGAQDVIVAEDIAAFPDLNLAESLQRIPGVTISRDTGEGRQIALRGLGPDFTRTQLNGMEVSASTASGFDNRGSVSRTRAFDYSIFASELFNRVTVRKAYAVDEDEGGVAGTVELRTAKPFDYPGFKAALSAKALGNSVTDGITPRLAGLISNRWGDVGVLVSAAYSESDVNEYGYRNWGWTPINVAAANIGPGVSAADRDRLANATGNDRVRAPQAQTYSTWFDHRERLGVTAALQYRPSADTSLDVDLLYGRLSNDRNEFSLASAGKNGLTGDVIGTQRLNSVTIRGDDMVQAAFDGVDLRSEHKHSTDSTVFTQVAVNGRTRLTDDLEISGMVGHSRSDFEGPVFDKVFLQASNKAFSFDLRGPGRDGINTYGFNPADPNAWSLMRADTREDEIVNDFTTGRLDLTYAAGSRSTLKAGAQYKLFRNDGYQRRNRVDYDGTPILPTSMKFVSDERSLIPYVVGDVDAVYALLGQKRDLSQIDDQPGSDYSLTEKTAAAYVQYLFDGELAGRRLRADAGLRYYNTRLTSAGMVSNGVTLAPAVIAHRYNGVLPAVNLAWDLDDDIVLRLAANRDISRPSLSDLRAAASVDAAPFGGTITVGNPDLRPFMANSIEASLEFYQGHAGALAISVFHKTMESFITSEEETVPYGSTGYPLQFLNPGQTGSIMYNVVRPVNGDGASIQGVELAWQRDFDFLPAPLDKLGFTGNITYAHGRTDAIIDGKSILLDLPQLSRWTWNATLYYESARWGARVSSAYRDGYLDGAGGNGNIGSGYHAMNNIDAAAHLNIGRRLKMMVEGLNLTDQAIDQYTDIAANRLLARTRSGRTVTLGVAYEF, encoded by the coding sequence TTGCTCACCCGGCCGTCGCTCCCTGCGCTCGCGCTCGCCCTGCTGCTGTCCAGCCTGACGCCGTCCGCGCACGCCGAGAGCCAGCCGCCGCCACGCCAGTTCGACATTAGTCAGGGCGACCTGGCCAACGCCCTGCGCACCTTTTCCCAACAGGCCGACGCGCCGGTGATGACCTTCGTCGACATTCGCGGCAAGCGCGGGCGACGGGTGTTCGGCGTTCTACCGCCCGAGAGCGCCCTGGCCCAGCTGATCAGCGGCGAAGGTCTGCGGATGAAGTCCGTCGCGGGCGGTTATGTCCTGCGCGAAGCCGACCCCTGGAGCCTTCATCCCACCCCGTCCGCCAAGGAAGCCCCGGCGGCGGCCGATGCGCCGGTCGAGGTCGAGCAGGTCATCGTCACCGGCTTTCGCGGCAGTCTGGTTCAGGCCCGCGATCTCAAGCGCCAAGCGTTGGGCGCCCAGGACGTCATCGTCGCCGAGGACATCGCCGCCTTTCCCGACCTGAACTTGGCGGAGTCCCTGCAACGCATTCCGGGCGTGACAATCTCGCGCGACACCGGCGAGGGTCGTCAAATCGCCCTACGCGGCCTGGGCCCCGACTTCACCCGCACCCAGCTGAACGGCATGGAGGTTTCGGCCTCGACAGCCTCGGGCTTCGACAATCGCGGCTCGGTCAGCCGCACGCGCGCCTTCGACTACAGCATCTTCGCCTCGGAGCTGTTCAACCGGGTGACCGTCCGCAAGGCCTATGCGGTGGACGAGGACGAGGGCGGCGTGGCTGGCACGGTCGAGCTGCGGACCGCCAAGCCCTTCGACTATCCCGGCTTCAAGGCCGCCCTGTCGGCCAAGGCCCTGGGCAACAGCGTCACCGACGGGATCACGCCACGGCTTGCGGGCTTGATTTCCAACCGCTGGGGCGACGTCGGCGTGCTGGTTTCGGCCGCCTATAGCGAGAGCGACGTCAACGAATACGGCTATCGCAACTGGGGTTGGACCCCGATCAACGTCGCGGCGGCCAATATCGGCCCCGGCGTCTCGGCCGCCGACCGCGATCGGTTGGCCAACGCCACGGGAAATGACCGGGTTCGCGCGCCTCAGGCCCAGACCTATTCGACTTGGTTCGATCACCGCGAGCGCCTGGGCGTCACCGCCGCCTTGCAGTATCGTCCCAGCGCCGACACCAGCCTTGATGTCGACCTGCTCTACGGACGACTGAGCAACGATCGCAATGAGTTCTCCCTGGCCTCGGCCGGCAAGAACGGCCTGACAGGCGACGTCATCGGAACCCAGCGCCTGAACAGCGTGACCATCCGCGGCGATGACATGGTCCAGGCGGCCTTCGACGGCGTCGACCTGCGCAGCGAGCACAAGCACTCGACCGACTCGACGGTCTTCACCCAGGTCGCGGTCAATGGCCGCACTCGGCTGACCGACGATCTGGAAATCAGCGGCATGGTCGGCCATTCGCGCTCGGACTTCGAAGGCCCAGTGTTCGACAAGGTCTTCCTGCAGGCCAGCAACAAGGCGTTCTCGTTCGACCTGCGCGGTCCGGGGCGCGACGGGATCAATACCTACGGCTTCAACCCCGCCGATCCGAACGCCTGGAGCCTGATGCGGGCCGATACGCGCGAGGACGAGATCGTCAACGATTTCACGACCGGCCGGCTCGACCTCACCTACGCAGCGGGATCACGGTCCACGCTGAAGGCGGGCGCCCAGTACAAGCTGTTCCGCAACGACGGCTACCAGCGCCGCAACCGGGTCGATTACGACGGCACCCCGATCCTGCCGACGAGCATGAAGTTCGTCTCCGACGAGCGCTCGCTGATCCCCTATGTGGTCGGCGACGTCGATGCGGTCTACGCCCTGCTCGGCCAGAAGCGCGACCTGTCGCAGATCGACGACCAGCCGGGGTCCGACTACTCGCTGACCGAAAAGACCGCCGCCGCCTATGTCCAGTACCTGTTCGACGGTGAACTGGCCGGACGACGGCTGCGAGCGGATGCGGGCCTACGCTATTACAACACCCGCCTGACCTCGGCTGGCATGGTCAGTAACGGCGTGACCCTGGCGCCAGCCGTGATCGCCCACCGCTACAACGGGGTGCTGCCGGCCGTGAACCTGGCCTGGGATCTCGACGACGACATCGTCCTGCGCCTGGCCGCCAATCGCGACATCAGTCGCCCCAGCCTTTCGGATCTTCGGGCCGCGGCCAGTGTCGACGCCGCGCCGTTCGGTGGCACGATCACGGTCGGCAATCCGGATCTGCGGCCGTTCATGGCCAATTCGATCGAGGCGTCGTTGGAATTCTACCAGGGCCATGCCGGCGCCCTGGCGATCAGCGTCTTTCACAAGACCATGGAGTCCTTCATCACCTCCGAGGAAGAGACCGTGCCCTATGGCTCCACGGGCTATCCCTTGCAGTTTCTCAATCCGGGGCAGACCGGTTCGATCATGTACAATGTCGTGCGCCCCGTGAACGGCGATGGAGCCTCGATCCAGGGCGTCGAGCTGGCCTGGCAGCGCGATTTCGACTTCCTGCCCGCTCCGCTCGACAAGCTGGGCTTCACTGGCAACATTACCTACGCCCACGGCCGCACCGATGCGATCATCGACGGTAAGTCGATCCTGTTGGACCTGCCGCAATTGTCGCGCTGGACCTGGAACGCCACGCTCTACTACGAGAGCGCCCGCTGGGGCGCCCGGGTCTCCAGCGCCTATCGCGACGGCTATCTCGACGGGGCCGGTGGCAACGGCAACATCGGTTCGGGCTATCACGCCATGAACAACATCGACGCCGCCGCCCATCTCAATATCGGACGCCGGCTGAAGATGATGGTCGAGGGCTTGAACCTCACCGACCAGGCGATCGACCAGTACACCGACATCGCCGCCAATCGCCTGCTGGCGCGCACCCGCAGCGGCCGCACAGTCACCCTGGGCGTCGCCTATGAATTTTGA
- a CDS encoding metallophosphoesterase: MARPLLDRRTFLASGLALSASSALAASRPFRIGAIADCQYADQDDNGARMYRRAPGKLRAAVDYFNTLDLDHVVHLGDFIDKGWASFDAQQPAIDALRHPWRFVLGNHDFAVDDDKKALVAARLDMPARYYSFETHGWVFLALDGNDLSEYGWPAGSPQLALSQRLHRERFPGAPDWDGGIGETQLKWIDATLTDAGRRGLKAALYCHFPIFPANPHNLWNAAEVTDLVVRQRAAKVWINGHNHDGNYGETAGLHCVNLKGMLDTEETAYAVVDFEADHLRMTGFGRQPNLRLKLRR, from the coding sequence TTGGCTCGTCCCCTTCTCGACCGGCGCACGTTCCTGGCTTCGGGGCTGGCGCTCTCCGCGTCCTCTGCCCTCGCCGCTTCCCGGCCGTTTCGGATCGGCGCCATCGCCGATTGTCAGTACGCCGACCAGGACGACAACGGAGCGCGGATGTATCGGCGCGCGCCGGGCAAGCTGCGGGCGGCCGTCGACTATTTCAACACCCTGGACCTGGATCACGTAGTCCATCTGGGCGACTTCATCGACAAGGGATGGGCCAGTTTCGACGCCCAGCAGCCGGCGATCGACGCCCTGCGCCATCCGTGGCGGTTCGTGCTGGGCAATCACGATTTCGCGGTCGACGACGACAAGAAGGCCCTGGTCGCCGCCCGTCTGGACATGCCGGCCCGCTACTACAGTTTCGAGACCCACGGCTGGGTGTTCCTGGCCCTCGACGGCAACGACCTCAGCGAATACGGCTGGCCTGCCGGTAGCCCTCAGCTTGCGCTGAGCCAGCGCCTGCACCGCGAACGCTTTCCCGGCGCCCCCGACTGGGACGGCGGGATCGGCGAGACCCAGCTCAAATGGATCGACGCGACCCTGACCGACGCCGGGCGGCGCGGCCTGAAGGCGGCGCTCTATTGCCACTTCCCGATCTTCCCGGCGAACCCGCACAATCTGTGGAACGCCGCCGAGGTGACCGATCTCGTCGTGCGCCAACGCGCCGCCAAGGTTTGGATCAACGGCCACAATCACGACGGCAACTACGGCGAGACCGCCGGCCTGCACTGCGTGAACCTCAAGGGCATGCTCGACACCGAGGAGACCGCCTATGCGGTGGTCGATTTCGAGGCCGACCACCTGCGGATGACCGGATTTGGGCGCCAGCCCAACCTCCGGCTGAAGCTTCGCCGTTAA
- a CDS encoding TonB-dependent receptor: MRNLAKSKWMTTTMLATGLLALAAGQALAADAAPAQPGADEVDTIVVTGFRGSLAHARDLKRDAVGASDVIVSEDIAAFPDLNLAESLQRIPGVTISRDSGEGRQITLRGLGPDFTRTQLNGMEVLGNTASGMDNRGGVSRTRAFDYSLFASELFDRVTVQKSLAAEQDEGGIGGTVLLSTAKPFDYPGFKAVLSAKAQQNSHADDKVTPRVVGLISNRWGDFGALASVAYGVNDSNEFGYRSFNWGAIRANPGNIGAGVSAADAAKLTAATPTIFAPQADTYSTWYDRRKRLGATLSLQYEPGDKLKLGFDALYSQLENSRQDFSLATSGINSLTGNITGTQVMQSAVIQGNTLVASSYTGVDLRSEFNREEDKTKFYQTSLNGSYQATDKLLVKGLIGYSKSDYSLPVFDKVFLESKNHAFSFDDRPEMPVNTYDAGITDPSKWDLMRMDTQENRISSEYTNAQFDVAFAATETSIFKGGVEYKKFVNSGAQWGDKQFKNVPANTVIPNNLKMTVPFKTLGNYVVGDVDQVYALIGQVRDLQGAGAKYATPGTNYTVTEETQAAYLQYDLNTTILDKGVRANAGLRYYSTDLTSEGMLNTGTSLQPVSIKHKYDGLLPALNVAVDINDGMVARFSANRDISRPALGDLAAAGSLTTAPFGGTVSTGNPNLTPFTSDSMEGSLEFYNGRVGFFSVGVFYKKLKSFITSQTSVVPYSQTGFPLSFLLPGQDGSIMYNVSRPVNGPGADIQGLEIAFQRDFDFLPAPFNHLGVVANGTYADGSSPVLISGNWVTLSLPNLSKYSANATVYYETDTWGMRLSSAYRDDYLDGAGGNGNIGSGVKATNNIDFAAHYNVMPKLKLTLEGINLSNQHSIQYTDVTAKRTTVNTSSGRTILIGATYEF; the protein is encoded by the coding sequence ATGCGCAATCTCGCGAAATCCAAATGGATGACCACCACCATGCTGGCGACGGGCCTGTTGGCCCTCGCCGCCGGCCAGGCCCTGGCCGCCGACGCCGCGCCGGCCCAGCCCGGCGCCGACGAAGTCGATACGATCGTCGTCACGGGGTTCCGCGGCAGCCTCGCCCACGCTCGTGACCTCAAGCGCGACGCGGTCGGCGCCAGCGACGTCATCGTGTCCGAAGACATCGCCGCCTTCCCCGACCTGAATCTGGCCGAGTCGCTGCAGCGCATCCCCGGCGTGACCATTTCGCGCGACTCCGGCGAAGGTCGCCAGATCACCCTGCGTGGCCTGGGCCCCGACTTCACCCGCACCCAGCTGAACGGCATGGAAGTGCTGGGCAACACCGCCTCGGGCATGGACAACCGCGGCGGCGTCAGCCGCACCCGCGCCTTCGACTACAGCCTGTTCGCCTCGGAACTGTTCGACCGCGTGACCGTGCAGAAGTCGCTGGCGGCCGAACAGGACGAAGGCGGCATCGGCGGCACCGTCCTGCTGAGCACGGCCAAGCCGTTCGACTATCCGGGCTTCAAGGCCGTGTTGTCGGCCAAGGCCCAGCAGAACAGCCACGCCGATGACAAGGTCACGCCGCGCGTGGTCGGCCTGATCTCCAACCGCTGGGGCGATTTCGGGGCCCTGGCCTCGGTGGCCTACGGCGTCAACGACTCCAACGAGTTCGGCTATCGCAGCTTCAACTGGGGCGCCATCCGCGCCAATCCGGGCAACATCGGCGCGGGCGTCAGCGCCGCCGACGCGGCCAAGCTGACGGCCGCCACCCCGACCATCTTCGCGCCGCAGGCCGACACCTATTCGACCTGGTACGACCGCCGCAAACGCCTGGGCGCGACCCTGTCGCTGCAGTACGAACCCGGCGACAAGCTGAAGCTGGGCTTCGACGCCCTGTACAGCCAGCTCGAGAACAGCCGCCAGGACTTCTCGCTGGCCACCTCGGGCATCAACAGCCTGACCGGCAACATCACCGGCACCCAGGTGATGCAGAGCGCCGTGATCCAGGGCAACACCCTGGTCGCCTCCAGCTACACCGGCGTGGACCTGCGCAGCGAGTTCAACCGCGAGGAAGACAAGACCAAGTTCTACCAGACCTCGCTGAACGGCTCTTACCAGGCGACGGACAAGCTGCTGGTCAAGGGCTTGATCGGTTATTCGAAGTCGGACTACAGCCTGCCGGTGTTCGATAAGGTGTTCCTGGAATCCAAGAACCACGCCTTCAGCTTCGACGACCGTCCGGAAATGCCCGTCAACACCTATGACGCCGGCATCACCGATCCCAGCAAGTGGGACCTGATGCGGATGGACACCCAAGAGAACCGCATCTCCTCGGAATACACCAACGCCCAGTTCGACGTGGCCTTCGCCGCCACCGAGACCTCCATCTTCAAGGGCGGTGTCGAGTACAAGAAGTTCGTCAACAGCGGCGCTCAATGGGGCGACAAGCAGTTCAAGAACGTTCCGGCCAACACCGTCATCCCCAACAATCTGAAGATGACGGTTCCGTTCAAGACCTTGGGCAACTACGTCGTCGGCGACGTCGACCAAGTCTACGCCCTGATCGGCCAGGTTCGCGATCTGCAAGGCGCCGGCGCCAAGTACGCCACCCCAGGCACCAACTACACCGTGACCGAGGAGACCCAGGCGGCCTATCTGCAGTACGACCTGAACACGACGATCCTGGACAAGGGCGTGCGGGCCAACGCCGGCCTGCGCTACTACTCCACGGACCTGACCTCGGAAGGCATGCTCAACACCGGCACCAGCCTCCAGCCAGTGTCGATCAAGCACAAGTACGACGGCCTGCTGCCGGCCCTGAACGTCGCCGTCGACATCAATGACGGCATGGTCGCCCGCTTCAGCGCCAATCGCGACATCAGCCGCCCGGCCCTGGGCGACTTGGCCGCCGCCGGCTCACTGACGACCGCTCCGTTCGGCGGCACGGTCAGCACCGGCAACCCGAACCTGACGCCGTTCACCTCGGACTCGATGGAAGGTTCGCTGGAGTTCTATAACGGTCGCGTCGGGTTCTTCTCGGTCGGCGTGTTCTACAAGAAGCTGAAGTCGTTCATCACCAGCCAGACCAGCGTGGTGCCCTACTCGCAGACGGGCTTCCCGCTGTCGTTCCTGCTGCCGGGCCAGGACGGCTCGATCATGTACAATGTCAGCCGTCCGGTGAACGGTCCAGGCGCCGACATCCAGGGCCTCGAGATCGCCTTCCAGCGCGACTTCGACTTCCTGCCGGCGCCGTTCAATCACCTGGGCGTCGTGGCCAACGGCACCTATGCCGACGGCTCTTCGCCTGTGCTGATCAGCGGAAACTGGGTCACCCTGTCGCTGCCCAACCTGTCGAAGTATAGCGCCAACGCCACGGTCTACTACGAGACCGACACCTGGGGCATGCGCCTCTCCAGCGCCTATCGTGACGATTACCTCGACGGCGCTGGCGGCAACGGCAACATCGGCAGCGGCGTGAAGGCGACCAACAACATCGACTTCGCCGCCCACTACAACGTCATGCCGAAGCTGAAGCTGACCCTGGAGGGTATCAACCTCTCCAACCAGCACAGCATTCAGTACACCGACGTCACGGCCAAGCGCACCACGGTCAACACCAGCAGCGGCCGGACCATCCTGATCGGCGCGACCTACGAGTTCTAG
- a CDS encoding helix-turn-helix domain-containing protein, producing the protein MTTTDVRVIDRDLETAFGGLTPTQMKVLEGVNSGLLNKQIAFDLGIAEATVKAHMTALMRKLNVHNRTQAAIAAQALTHGLRSAAR; encoded by the coding sequence ATGACCACGACGGACGTCCGCGTAATCGACCGGGATCTGGAGACGGCGTTTGGCGGTCTCACGCCGACCCAGATGAAGGTCCTGGAAGGCGTCAATTCGGGACTGCTCAACAAGCAGATCGCCTTCGACCTCGGCATCGCCGAAGCCACGGTCAAGGCCCACATGACCGCGCTGATGCGCAAGCTCAATGTGCACAACCGGACCCAGGCCGCGATCGCGGCCCAAGCCCTGACGCATGGGCTGAGGTCCGCCGCTCGATAG
- a CDS encoding RNA polymerase sigma factor: MIDPLAELRPHEHKLLGYIARRHGDPSRAEDILQQTLLMVIEQSHKQDILQPLAYAYRVADSLIYAQARRDRREEGLGETDYGCELPLADEVLEHKQRVAVFETALRRLSPVRREVFVRRHVDGQSRQKIAEDLDLNLETVKKHLVRAMAELAGVMDAATGDAADWKGATRER, encoded by the coding sequence ATGATCGACCCCCTGGCGGAGTTGAGGCCCCATGAACACAAACTCCTCGGCTATATCGCCCGACGCCACGGTGATCCGTCGCGAGCGGAGGACATCCTCCAGCAGACCCTGCTGATGGTGATCGAGCAAAGCCACAAACAGGACATCCTCCAACCGCTGGCCTACGCCTATCGCGTGGCCGACTCGCTGATCTACGCCCAGGCTCGGCGCGATCGCCGCGAGGAGGGCCTCGGCGAAACCGACTATGGCTGCGAGCTGCCCCTGGCCGACGAAGTGTTGGAGCACAAGCAGCGGGTGGCCGTCTTCGAGACCGCTCTGCGCCGCCTGTCTCCGGTCCGCCGCGAGGTGTTCGTCCGCCGGCACGTGGACGGCCAGTCGCGGCAGAAGATCGCCGAAGACCTCGACCTGAACCTGGAAACCGTGAAGAAGCATCTTGTCCGCGCCATGGCCGAACTGGCCGGAGTGATGGACGCCGCGACCGGCGACGCCGCCGACTGGAAGGGGGCGACTCGTGAGCGCTAA
- a CDS encoding gluconokinase, whose translation MQPPSPPAGSAPTAIIVMGVSGSGKTTLGGVLAQALDCPFLDGDAFHDPVAIAKMSAGEPLTDDDRWPWLDRLGGAMDQALASGGRVVAACSALRRGYRDRLRAAISAPARFVLLDVSSDELQRRLDHRTDHYMPASLLGSQLATLERPGADEAALLLTAIASPRQLCEATLAWLRARDDQARHGERPSGHEPFSTL comes from the coding sequence TTGCAGCCGCCCTCGCCTCCCGCCGGATCCGCGCCCACCGCCATCATCGTCATGGGGGTGAGCGGAAGCGGAAAGACGACCCTCGGCGGCGTTCTCGCCCAAGCGCTCGACTGTCCGTTCCTGGACGGCGACGCGTTTCACGATCCGGTCGCCATCGCCAAGATGAGCGCCGGCGAACCGCTTACCGACGACGACCGCTGGCCCTGGCTCGACCGGTTGGGCGGCGCCATGGATCAAGCCCTGGCGTCGGGCGGAAGGGTCGTGGCCGCCTGTTCGGCTCTACGGCGCGGCTATCGCGACCGCCTTCGCGCGGCGATATCGGCGCCTGCCCGGTTCGTCCTGCTGGATGTCAGTTCTGACGAGCTTCAGCGCCGCCTCGATCATCGGACCGATCATTATATGCCGGCCAGCCTGCTGGGCAGCCAATTGGCGACATTGGAGCGTCCAGGGGCGGACGAAGCAGCTCTCCTGCTCACGGCTATCGCTTCGCCCCGGCAACTGTGCGAGGCCACGCTGGCCTGGCTGAGGGCGCGCGACGATCAAGCCCGCCACGGGGAACGCCCGTCAGGGCATGAGCCGTTTTCGACCTTGTGA
- a CDS encoding FadR/GntR family transcriptional regulator: MSEGRLADRAYTGIVEMINADGLAVGDRLPSEARLAEIFGMSRTVVREALVRLAADSITEARRGAGSFVKNRPSDKLGAYMPLSELPSTLGSYEVRFVLEAEAARLAAARRSAEEMASIEEGLQQLRAALLSNAPAHVEDMELHRRIVLATANPAFLMAFEALQSDVDRIMRAGVGISRSRPPEAIGEMMREHEMIVEAIRAQDGDGAALAMRWHLSQGRKRLMP, from the coding sequence ATGAGCGAAGGCCGTTTAGCCGACCGGGCCTATACGGGCATCGTGGAGATGATCAACGCCGATGGCTTGGCGGTGGGCGATCGTTTGCCGTCCGAGGCTCGCCTGGCGGAAATCTTCGGCATGTCGCGCACGGTCGTGCGCGAAGCGCTGGTGCGATTGGCGGCCGACAGCATCACCGAGGCGCGGCGCGGGGCGGGATCCTTCGTCAAGAACCGCCCGTCCGACAAGCTGGGCGCCTATATGCCGCTCTCCGAGCTGCCTTCGACGCTTGGCAGCTACGAGGTGCGCTTCGTGCTGGAGGCCGAGGCGGCGCGGCTGGCGGCGGCGCGGCGATCGGCCGAAGAGATGGCCAGTATCGAGGAGGGCCTCCAGCAACTGCGCGCCGCGCTGCTGTCGAACGCGCCGGCGCATGTCGAAGACATGGAGCTTCATCGCCGCATCGTGCTGGCGACCGCCAACCCCGCCTTTCTGATGGCGTTCGAAGCGCTTCAGTCCGACGTCGACCGGATCATGCGCGCCGGCGTCGGCATTTCGCGCTCGCGACCGCCGGAGGCCATCGGCGAGATGATGCGCGAGCATGAGATGATCGTTGAAGCGATCCGCGCGCAGGACGGCGACGGCGCGGCCCTGGCCATGCGCTGGCATCTGTCACAAGGTCGAAAACGGCTCATGCCCTGA
- the bcsD gene encoding cellulose biosynthesis protein BcsD: MKKQTPSPDDLDLDHLRRRQVSRQWASFLAAMAQELKSVADETGSAAFMRATGARVARLHPLAAVQTLEELQGEINAALGAMDWGWSQLTAVGDHIVITHGACPNVLEHDSGRAWPPLMAEVLAGAYGAWLHEQGSPGGKTVCLDPQARPLVFEHRA, encoded by the coding sequence GTGAAAAAGCAGACACCCTCGCCAGACGATCTGGACCTGGACCACCTGCGTCGCCGTCAGGTCAGCCGCCAGTGGGCGTCGTTCCTGGCGGCCATGGCTCAGGAGCTGAAGTCGGTCGCCGACGAAACCGGTTCGGCGGCCTTCATGCGGGCGACCGGCGCGCGCGTGGCGCGGCTTCATCCGCTGGCCGCGGTCCAGACGCTTGAGGAGTTGCAAGGAGAGATCAACGCGGCGCTGGGCGCCATGGATTGGGGCTGGTCACAGCTCACCGCCGTCGGAGACCATATCGTCATCACGCATGGGGCCTGTCCCAATGTCCTGGAACACGACAGCGGCCGGGCCTGGCCGCCGCTCATGGCCGAGGTGCTGGCCGGCGCCTACGGGGCGTGGCTCCATGAGCAGGGCAGTCCGGGCGGCAAGACCGTCTGCCTCGACCCGCAGGCTCGACCGCTGGTGTTCGAGCACCGGGCTTAG